GACTCATTGTAAATATTTTCGGAAATCTATCTTTTATAAAAACTATTCCTGCAGAGCTTAACGACTTACAAAAAAGACATTTGCGTTCAGAGAACCCTGAATTTCGTTCTTTCTTCATGTCCATCATCACTTTCGGAATTCCTTATGTAGTTAGTTCATTGCTTCGTATTTATATTGAGTGGAACCGCAATGAAGATTTGAGAAAAATTACAGAGAATGAAAAGGTAAATTCTGAGCTTCAATTTTTAAAAACGCAATTAAATCCACATTTTTTATTCAATTCATTAAATGCTATTTACTCCTTGTCCGTAAAGAAATCAGACAAGACTTCAGAAGCTATTATAAATTTATCAGAACTCATGCGCTATATGTTGTATGAAGCCGATAAAGATTTGGCACCTTTATCTAAAGAGATAGAATATATAAAGAACTACGTTCAGTTACAACGCTTACGATTATCGGATACAGAGAATGTACTTTTAAAAATATCAGGAGAAGACAAACAGAAATCTATTGCGCCTTTGCTATTCATCTCATTTATAGAAAATGCCTTTAAATATGGTACGGATTTTAAAGGGAAAACCAATGTTAAAATAAGCCTCTCAATTTTTGATGATGGTATTCATTTTAGTGTGATCAATAAAATAGGGGCTTTTAGAAAAGAAGCCAAAAATTCTGGTGTTGGACTAACAAATATTAAAAATAGACTGAACTTATTGTATCCGGACTCCCACGAGCTGTTTGTTGAGAATGATGGAGAAAATTATTGCGTTAGGCTTACCTTAAAATTATAACTATGAAATGTATTATTATAGACGATGAGCCATTAGCAATAGATATCATAACGGATTATTGCAGTAAGCTAGATTTTATAGAAGTCGTAGGTACTTTTACGAACCCCCTTGATGCGATCAGCATCTTAAATGATAAAAAAGTAGACCTTCTTTTTTGTGATATTCAAATGCCACAAATTAGCGGGATAGATTTTATAGCTTCCCTAGATAATAAACCCTTATTTATTTTTACAACGGCCTATTCTCAATATGCAGTAGAAGGCTTTGAGCTTAATGCGGTAGATTATTTAGTGAAACCTATTCCTTACCACCGTTTTATAAAAGCTATTTCAAGAGCAAAAGAACAATTATCTAAAAAAGAAAAACCTATGGAAGGCAATGTATTTTCATCTCATGGAGAAACCAACGAATCAAAGAAGTTTATTTTCGTAAAAGCAGAATATGAAAGTATTAAGATAAATTTAGATGAGATTGAATATGTTCAAGGTTTGAAGGACTATTTAAAAATTCATATCACCAATACTAATAAGACGGTGTTGACCCTTATGAATTTTAAAGAGATATTAGATAAACTTCCTTCCAATCAGTTTTTACGCGTGCACAAATCATTTGTGGTCAATGTAAATTTTATTAAGACGGTTCAACGGAATAGAATTGTAATTAACGATACAAGAATTCCTATTGGAGAAAGCTATAAAGCGAAATTTTTCTCTGTTTTAGGATTATAATTTTCTCCTAACATTTACTTTTCAACGATGAATAGTACCGATAAACCATGGTTATACGGTAGAAAGGAGGTTATTTCTTAACGTTCTGTTAATAAAGAATAACTTCTTACGCAATAGAATTTCTTAATTTTGGTGGTACTAAAATAATTAGACCACTATGAAACAAAATTACTTAAGGAAGAATCTATTGCTATGGATTCTGGCATTTTTTATGCTAAACTTTGTCTCTGCACAAATTCCTTCCTATTATTCAGGAACGAATATTAGTGCTACAGGAGAGAGTTTGAAAAACAATTTGGGCACACTTGTCACCAATACACAAAGTACGGTATTGAGTTATACTCCAGGAGTGTGGGAAGCTTTAAAGCAAACAGATTTAGACCCTGCTGATCCTAACAACGTTTTCTTATTATACGGCTATAATGATAGTGATGCAGATGCTACCAATGACAGAACGCGTTCTAAGGATAATAATGGTGGTGGATCTGGCCAATGGAACAGAGAGCATTCCTATCCAAAATCATTAGGAAATCCCAATTTAGGAACAACAGGTCCTGGGTCTGACGCGCACCATTTGCGTGCTACAGATGTTCAATTTAATTCAACAAGAGGTAACCGTCCGTATATTGATTCAGAGGGTACTGCAAAAGCCTTGAATAACGGATTTTATCCTGGTGATGAATGGAAAGGTGACGTTGCTCGTATGATGATGTATATGTACATTAGATATGGGAATCGTTGTTTGCCCAATACGGTAGGATTAGGGAACTCTACCTATAGCCCAGAAATGAGAGACATGTTCTTAGAATGGAATGCAGAAGATCCAGTATCTCAGGTAGAAATTAATAGAAATGTTCTTTTAGAAGGTATTCAAGGGAATAGAAACCCATTTATAGATAACCCTGCTTTTGCTACTACTATTTGGGGAGGACCACAAGCAGAAGATAGATTCCAAAATACCTCTACTGATATAGAAGCACCTACAGTACCGGCTAATTTGGTGGCTGCAAATACCACTATTACGGGTGTAGATTTAACGTGGACCGCTTCAATAGATAATGTAGCAGTATTGGCTTACCAGGTTTTTAATGGGACTAATTTTGTTACTTCTACCAGTAGTACTTCATTTACCGTTTCTGGTTTAGAAGCAAATACTAGCTATTCTTTTTCTATAAAGGCAATAGATGCCGCAGGAAATAGCTCATCGGAGAGCAATGTAGTAATGTTTACTACATTAGAAGATACAACAACGCCACCAACACCAACGGGAGATTTTATAGCTTTTCAAGGGTATGAAAATTCTTCTAATGACACGTGGATGTATGTGCAATCTCCTGTGCCGTGTAATACAGGAGGAGATGTTTGGGACGTAGTTTCTAGTGTAGGTTCTATAACAGCACCAAAAACAGGTGCTAATTTCTTCGGTATTCAAGATTTAGAAGGTAATTGTGCTACGGTTGATGGAGGTACTTTAACTTTCAATGCTATAGATATTAGCAATTTTACGGGAGTGACCCTCTCTTTTGAAGTGCAGGTAGATGGTTTTGATGTTGCCAATGGCGATATTCTTACGTATGAAATTTTTCACGACGCCGTTTCGCAAGGTGTGGTTACTATCACAGTAGGCAGTCCGTACAGTACTACAGGTTGGGAGCAGATATCTCAAGCAATACCTAATACGGTTTCTAGTGTGAGCCTACAATTGTACGCAAAACAAAATGGCGGGAGTGATTATGCCGGTTTTGATGATGTACACTTACAAGGAACAGCAACAGGATCAGGATCATCTGACCAAGGGCTGCTAATTAATGAAATTGATGCAGATCAAGAGAGCACCGATGCTTCTGAGTTTATTGAGTTGTATGATGGTGGTTCTGGAAATACGAGCTTAGATGGCTATGTAGTTGTGTTATATAATGGGAGTAATAACCTAAGTTATAATACGATAGATTTAACAGGTTATGCTACTGATGAGAATGGATATTTTGTGATAGGAAGTGCTAATGTTGCTCATGTAGATTTAGCGGCTTTTACCACCAATGGTATTCAAAACGGAGCAGATGCCGTAGCACTTTATTTGGCAGATCCTGCTAGTTTTTCTTCAGGAACGGCACTAGTTTTAGAGGAAACTTTAATAGATGCGGTAGTGTATGGAACTAGTGATGGTGATGATGCAGAATTGTTAACCTTATTAAATTCAGGTCAAGTCCAAGTAGATGAAAACGAAGGTGGTAACGCTACTGTAAATTCTATGCAACGTAGTCCTAATGGTCAAGGTGGCGCTAGGAACACTAATTTATTTGTCATGAATGTACCTACTCCGGGTACTTCTAATGGAGCAGGAGCTAGTACAACAGATACTGAAGCGCCAACAATACCTTCTCAAGTAACCACCGCTACTATTGAAGCTACAAAGGTGGCGTTGTCATGGACAGCAGCAGCAGATAATGTAGGTGTTATTGAATATCAGATTTTCGAGGGAACAACCTTGGTAGGTACTACAAATACCACTACATTCTCAGTAGAAGGGCTAAGTGCAGCTACCCTATATTCTTTTACCGTTGTAGCCATTGACGCCGCAGGTTATAGCTCAGCACTTTCAGAAGTTTTAGCAGTAACTACTAGTGGAGGCGGAACGTCGCCACTCAGTGCTTTATTGATCTCAGGGGTTTTTGATGGTCCGCTTACCGGCGGTGTACCTAAAGGGGTAGAACTTTATGCCACTGCTGCTATTGCAGATTTAAGTAGTTATAGCCTTGGCTCCGCAAACAATGGAGGTGGTACAGATGGAGAAGAATTTACATTTCCAGCAGTAGCATTAGCTAAAGGAGAATTTATATATGTAGCTACAGAAGAAGTAGAATTCAACAACTTTTTTGGTTTCATGCCTACATTTATTGATGGCGCTATGGCTATTAATGGGGATGATGCGGTTGAGTTATTTCAAAATGGAACCGTGATTGATGTTTTTGGAGCTATTGATGTAGATGGTTCTGGACAAGCTTGGGAGTATACAGATGGTTGGGCCTATAGAACTGAAAATACAGGACCAGATGGTGCCGTTTTTAAGAGTAGTAACTGGACTTTTAGTGGTCCAAATGCTTTAGATAATGAAACCACAAATACTGCAGCGGTAACACCTTTTCCTGTAGCTAGTTATACCATTTCTGGACCAGCTCAAATAGTTATCAACGAAGTAGATGTTGATAATTTAGGAACAGATGCTTTAGAATTTATAGAACTCTATGATGGTGGAAGCGGAAATTCATCCTTGGATGGCTTAGTCGTTGTTTTATTTAACGGAAGTAATGATTTAAGCTATAATGCTATAGACTTAACAGGTTATACGACGAATGAAAATGGCTATTTTGTACTAGGGAGTTCAGCTGTTGCTAATGTATCATTAGAAGCATTTACCACAAACGGTATTCAAAATGGCGCAGATGCAGTAGCCTTATATTCCGGAGCAGTAACCGACTTTCCTAGTGGTACGCCAGTTCTTGTGAATGATTCCTTATTAGATGCGTTGGTGTATAGTACAGATGACGGTGATGATGAAGGTTTATTAGTACTTTTAAACTCAGGAGAGCTGCAAGTAAATGAAGCTGCATTGGGAGATAAAGATAGCCAGTCTATGCAAAGAATGCCTAATGGTGCTGGTGGTGTGAGAAACACCGCTGCGTATATTACAGCAATACCATCTCCTGGAACAGAAAACGGAGCGATAATTCCGGCGCCTGCTACCATATCAATTTTAGCGGCTCGTAATACAGCAGAAGGTGATGTGGTAACGGTGAGTGGTGTTTTAACCGTATCAGATCAATTGGCAGGTTCTGCTTACCTTCAAGATGCTACCGCAGCCATTGCAATTTTTGATTCTTCCGTACATGGTGAAGGTAATTTCATGATAGGAGACTCTATCACAGTTACCGGTACCCGTAGTGCTTTCAATGATCAGATTCAAATTAGTACAGTCACACAGGTAGAAAATAATGGAACTCCAAATGTTGCTGTTACACCATTGGTAATCACGTTAGCAGAATTAGGAAATCATCCAGCGGAATTAGTAAGCGTTTTAAATCCATCTTTTCCTAAAGCAGGAGATATTTTATTCGGAAATTCTAATTACACCTTATCAGATGCAAGTGGTTTTGGAGACCTTCGTATAGATAATGATGTAGAGGCTATAGTAGGTTTAGGCCAACCCGCTTCTTGTTCAGAAATTACAGGTGTTGTAGGTCGTTTTTTTGAGTCATATCAATTACTACCGCGTGCCAAAGCAGACATGCCTTGTGCAACGGCATATGTTCCCTTAGACAATGGTGTAGCTGTTGGAAAGGATAAAACTTTTGACGTTGTGGCTTGGAATATTGAATGGTTTGGTGATGAAACCAATTCCCCTACGGTCGGTAATCCACTTTCAGATGCTATTCAAAAAGACAGTGTTTTAACCATCCTAAAAAAAATGGATGCAGATGTATATGCTGTAGAGGAAATATCTGATGATGTTCTTTTTGGTCAAATGGTTAGTGAGATGAACGGGTATGATTATGTACTTTCGGAAGCTGTATCGTATCCTAATGATGCAACTGGGACACAACAAAAAGTGGGATTCATCTATAATACAGCTACCGTTTCTGTAGTTGCAACAAAACCATTATTGGCTAGCATACACCCCTACTATAATGGAGGAGATGCTACTGCCTTGTCTGACTATCCAGATGCAGATAAAACGCGTTTTTATGCTAGTGGACGCCTACCTTTTTTAATGACGGCAGACGTAACTTTAGGAGGTGTAACAAAGCAATTTGATATTGTAGCACTACACGCTAGAGCAAATAGCAGTTCTGGCCCACAATCGCGTTATGATATGCGTAAGTATGATGTGGAAGTATTAAAAGATACTTTAGATGCACAATTTGCAGACTCAAACCTTATTGTTTTAGGGGATTACAACGATGATGTAGCTTTCACAGTCGCAGATGAGGTTAGTTCTACGGTAAGTACCTTTGATGCATATGTTCAAGATACTGTAAATTATACTATTCTTACAAAGGTATTAAGCGAAGGCGATTATCGCTCTTATGTGTTTAGAGAAAACATGATAGATCATATTACCGTTTCTAATGAATTATCAGCAAGCTACATTGATGGGTCTGTTAGTGTAGGCTATGAGTTTTATGATACGGATTACACCACAACTGTTTCAGATCACTTCCCAGTTTCAGCACGTTTCATTCTTGAAGAATTACAAATTGCAGAGATAGTAAGTTCTGAAACAACTTGTTCAGGAGATGCGGCTACGGCAACAGTACAGGTTAGTGGTGGTGTAGCTCCTTATGCCTATTCTTGGAATGACGGACAAACAACAGCTATTGCTACAGATTTAATTAGTGGATCTTATAGTATTGTGGTAACCGATGCTATTGGTACTACTGTACAAGATTCTATTTACGTAG
This genomic stretch from Cellulophaga algicola DSM 14237 harbors:
- a CDS encoding endonuclease produces the protein MKQNYLRKNLLLWILAFFMLNFVSAQIPSYYSGTNISATGESLKNNLGTLVTNTQSTVLSYTPGVWEALKQTDLDPADPNNVFLLYGYNDSDADATNDRTRSKDNNGGGSGQWNREHSYPKSLGNPNLGTTGPGSDAHHLRATDVQFNSTRGNRPYIDSEGTAKALNNGFYPGDEWKGDVARMMMYMYIRYGNRCLPNTVGLGNSTYSPEMRDMFLEWNAEDPVSQVEINRNVLLEGIQGNRNPFIDNPAFATTIWGGPQAEDRFQNTSTDIEAPTVPANLVAANTTITGVDLTWTASIDNVAVLAYQVFNGTNFVTSTSSTSFTVSGLEANTSYSFSIKAIDAAGNSSSESNVVMFTTLEDTTTPPTPTGDFIAFQGYENSSNDTWMYVQSPVPCNTGGDVWDVVSSVGSITAPKTGANFFGIQDLEGNCATVDGGTLTFNAIDISNFTGVTLSFEVQVDGFDVANGDILTYEIFHDAVSQGVVTITVGSPYSTTGWEQISQAIPNTVSSVSLQLYAKQNGGSDYAGFDDVHLQGTATGSGSSDQGLLINEIDADQESTDASEFIELYDGGSGNTSLDGYVVVLYNGSNNLSYNTIDLTGYATDENGYFVIGSANVAHVDLAAFTTNGIQNGADAVALYLADPASFSSGTALVLEETLIDAVVYGTSDGDDAELLTLLNSGQVQVDENEGGNATVNSMQRSPNGQGGARNTNLFVMNVPTPGTSNGAGASTTDTEAPTIPSQVTTATIEATKVALSWTAAADNVGVIEYQIFEGTTLVGTTNTTTFSVEGLSAATLYSFTVVAIDAAGYSSALSEVLAVTTSGGGTSPLSALLISGVFDGPLTGGVPKGVELYATAAIADLSSYSLGSANNGGGTDGEEFTFPAVALAKGEFIYVATEEVEFNNFFGFMPTFIDGAMAINGDDAVELFQNGTVIDVFGAIDVDGSGQAWEYTDGWAYRTENTGPDGAVFKSSNWTFSGPNALDNETTNTAAVTPFPVASYTISGPAQIVINEVDVDNLGTDALEFIELYDGGSGNSSLDGLVVVLFNGSNDLSYNAIDLTGYTTNENGYFVLGSSAVANVSLEAFTTNGIQNGADAVALYSGAVTDFPSGTPVLVNDSLLDALVYSTDDGDDEGLLVLLNSGELQVNEAALGDKDSQSMQRMPNGAGGVRNTAAYITAIPSPGTENGAIIPAPATISILAARNTAEGDVVTVSGVLTVSDQLAGSAYLQDATAAIAIFDSSVHGEGNFMIGDSITVTGTRSAFNDQIQISTVTQVENNGTPNVAVTPLVITLAELGNHPAELVSVLNPSFPKAGDILFGNSNYTLSDASGFGDLRIDNDVEAIVGLGQPASCSEITGVVGRFFESYQLLPRAKADMPCATAYVPLDNGVAVGKDKTFDVVAWNIEWFGDETNSPTVGNPLSDAIQKDSVLTILKKMDADVYAVEEISDDVLFGQMVSEMNGYDYVLSEAVSYPNDATGTQQKVGFIYNTATVSVVATKPLLASIHPYYNGGDATALSDYPDADKTRFYASGRLPFLMTADVTLGGVTKQFDIVALHARANSSSGPQSRYDMRKYDVEVLKDTLDAQFADSNLIVLGDYNDDVAFTVADEVSSTVSTFDAYVQDTVNYTILTKVLSEGDYRSYVFRENMIDHITVSNELSASYIDGSVSVGYEFYDTDYTTTVSDHFPVSARFILEELQIAEIVSSETTCSGDAATATVQVSGGVAPYAYSWNDGQTTAIATDLISGSYSIVVTDAIGTTVQDSIYVATFEPIEFTVTDTVKVFHGYEAEACATIGVTSTWGGVAPYNYSWSSGEDTESITVCPNETTLFTVTITDANGCTVSGEITVEVEDVSCGNNYRRPKVSMCKNGRSICVSARAVEILKRKGYTLGSCAPPTDNPDEDIALKIYPNPFTSYAIVQQESTKKSYASYVVYDYYGSVVYKSYDKLRPGTNKSVLPLWYLCSGYYVLKTYIDGDLKSTAQIIKK
- a CDS encoding LytR/AlgR family response regulator transcription factor, producing MKCIIIDDEPLAIDIITDYCSKLDFIEVVGTFTNPLDAISILNDKKVDLLFCDIQMPQISGIDFIASLDNKPLFIFTTAYSQYAVEGFELNAVDYLVKPIPYHRFIKAISRAKEQLSKKEKPMEGNVFSSHGETNESKKFIFVKAEYESIKINLDEIEYVQGLKDYLKIHITNTNKTVLTLMNFKEILDKLPSNQFLRVHKSFVVNVNFIKTVQRNRIVINDTRIPIGESYKAKFFSVLGL
- a CDS encoding sensor histidine kinase, which produces MVLKKRYFWQIFIHVILWLFFYGLLLYPFISQERPFPPDLHIRFIFSFLLFYINYYYLIPKLLLKKNVANYIVISIVLIIIFGLIVNIFGNLSFIKTIPAELNDLQKRHLRSENPEFRSFFMSIITFGIPYVVSSLLRIYIEWNRNEDLRKITENEKVNSELQFLKTQLNPHFLFNSLNAIYSLSVKKSDKTSEAIINLSELMRYMLYEADKDLAPLSKEIEYIKNYVQLQRLRLSDTENVLLKISGEDKQKSIAPLLFISFIENAFKYGTDFKGKTNVKISLSIFDDGIHFSVINKIGAFRKEAKNSGVGLTNIKNRLNLLYPDSHELFVENDGENYCVRLTLKL